Proteins encoded by one window of Polaribacter haliotis:
- the rplR gene encoding 50S ribosomal protein L18: protein MALSKLQRRARIKRRIRKIISGTATKPRLSVYRSNKEIYAQLVDDVNGVTLASVSSRDKDIKASSKVEAATAVGKTIAEKANKAGVEAVAFDRNGYLYHGRVKVLAEAAREAGLKF, encoded by the coding sequence ATGGCATTATCAAAGCTACAAAGAAGAGCTAGAATAAAGCGTAGAATCAGAAAGATTATCTCTGGTACAGCTACAAAACCAAGATTATCGGTTTATAGAAGTAACAAAGAGATTTACGCACAACTAGTAGACGATGTAAATGGAGTTACTTTAGCTTCAGTTTCATCAAGAGATAAAGATATAAAAGCAAGTTCTAAAGTTGAGGCAGCTACAGCAGTTGGTAAAACAATCGCAGAAAAAGCTAATAAAGCAGGTGTAGAAGCTGTTGCTTTCGATAGAAATGGTTATTTATACCATGGTAGAGTTAAAGTATTAGCAGAAGCTGCAAGAGAAGCTGGTTTAAAATTTTAA
- the rplF gene encoding 50S ribosomal protein L6, whose product MSRIGKNPVSISQGVDVNIKDNVITVKGKLGELNQTISEGISIKIEDGIITLDRASESKDHKAQHGLMRALVNNMIEGVSKGWTKELELVGVGYRASNQGQKLDLALGFSHNIVLELAPEVKIETVSEKGKNPIIKLSSFDKQLVGQIAAKIRSFRAPEPYKGKGVKFVGELLRRKAGKSA is encoded by the coding sequence ATGAGTAGAATAGGAAAAAATCCCGTTAGCATTTCACAAGGTGTAGATGTAAACATAAAAGACAATGTTATAACCGTAAAAGGAAAATTAGGTGAGTTAAATCAAACTATTTCTGAGGGTATATCAATTAAAATTGAAGATGGTATTATCACTTTAGATAGAGCATCAGAAAGTAAAGACCATAAAGCACAACATGGTTTAATGAGAGCTTTAGTCAATAACATGATTGAAGGTGTAAGTAAAGGCTGGACAAAAGAGTTAGAATTGGTTGGTGTAGGTTATAGAGCCTCAAATCAAGGACAAAAATTAGACTTAGCTTTAGGTTTCTCACATAATATTGTATTAGAATTAGCTCCAGAAGTTAAAATCGAAACAGTATCTGAGAAAGGGAAAAACCCGATCATTAAATTATCTTCATTTGACAAACAATTAGTGGGTCAAATTGCTGCAAAGATCCGTTCTTTCAGAGCTCCAGAGCCTTACAAAGGTAAAGGTGTTAAGTTTGTTGGTGAATTATTAAGAAGAAAAGCAGGTAAATCTGCATAA
- the rpsH gene encoding 30S ribosomal protein S8: MYTDPIADFLTRVRNAIAAGHRVVEIPASNLKKEMTKILFDQGYILSYQFNDDKVQGTIKIALKYDRETKESVIRKIQRISTPGLRKYVGSTEMPRVLNGLGIAIVSTSKGVMTNKKARLENVGGEVLCYVY; the protein is encoded by the coding sequence ATGTATACAGATCCAATCGCGGATTTTCTTACTAGAGTAAGAAATGCAATCGCAGCAGGACACAGAGTAGTGGAAATTCCAGCTTCAAACTTGAAGAAGGAAATGACTAAAATTTTGTTTGATCAAGGGTATATTTTAAGCTATCAGTTCAATGACGATAAAGTTCAGGGGACAATTAAGATTGCTTTAAAATATGACAGAGAAACAAAAGAGTCAGTAATTAGAAAAATTCAACGAATTAGTACACCAGGTTTACGTAAATATGTTGGCTCTACAGAGATGCCAAGAGTATTAAACGGACTTGGAATTGCTATTGTTTCTACGTCGAAAGGTGTAATGACAAACAAAAAAGCACGTCTAGAGAATGTTGGAGGAGAAGTTTTATGTTACGTTTATTAA
- the rpsN gene encoding 30S ribosomal protein S14: MAKESMKARERKRESTVAKYAEKRKALKEAGDYEALQKLPRNASPIRLHNRCKLTGRPKGYMRQFGLSRVTFREMANQGLIPGVRKASW, translated from the coding sequence ATGGCTAAAGAATCAATGAAAGCGCGTGAGCGCAAGAGAGAAAGTACTGTTGCAAAATATGCTGAAAAAAGAAAAGCTTTAAAAGAAGCTGGAGATTATGAAGCATTACAGAAATTACCAAGAAATGCATCACCAATTAGATTACATAATAGATGTAAATTAACGGGTCGTCCAAAAGGATATATGCGTCAGTTTGGTTTGTCTCGTGTAACTTTCCGTGAAATGGCAAATCAAGGGTTAATACCAGGTGTTAGAAAAGCAAGTTGGTAG
- the rplE gene encoding 50S ribosomal protein L5, whose product MSYVPRLKAEYKDRVVTALTEEFSYKNVMQVPKLEKIVVSKGVGAAIADKKLIDYALEELTKITGQKAISTMSKKDVAAFKLRKGMPIGVKVTLRGDKMYEFLDRLVTASLPRVRDFNGIKANGFDGRGNYNLGITEQIIYPEINIDQVKKINGMDITFVTSADTDKEAKSLLGELGLPFKKN is encoded by the coding sequence ATGAGTTACGTACCAAGATTAAAAGCAGAATACAAAGATAGAGTGGTTACCGCTCTTACTGAAGAATTCAGTTATAAAAATGTAATGCAAGTACCTAAATTAGAAAAAATTGTTGTTTCTAAAGGTGTTGGTGCTGCAATTGCAGATAAGAAATTAATAGATTATGCCTTAGAAGAGCTGACTAAAATTACGGGTCAAAAAGCAATTTCTACGATGTCTAAAAAAGATGTTGCCGCATTTAAATTACGTAAAGGTATGCCAATTGGTGTAAAAGTTACTTTACGTGGAGATAAAATGTACGAGTTCTTAGATAGATTGGTTACAGCTTCTTTGCCTCGTGTAAGAGACTTTAACGGTATTAAAGCTAATGGTTTTGATGGAAGAGGTAATTACAATTTAGGAATTACTGAACAAATCATCTACCCAGAAATAAATATTGATCAAGTGAAGAAAATCAATGGAATGGATATTACATTTGTAACATCTGCAGACACTGATAAAGAAGCGAAATCATTATTAGGAGAATTAGGTTTACCATTCAAAAAAAATTAA
- the rplX gene encoding 50S ribosomal protein L24: MKKFKIKSGDTVKVIAGDHKGSEGKVLQIIKDKDRVLVEGVNLVSKHTKPSAQSPQGGIVKKEASLHISNVMLVEEGVAVRVGYKVDGDTKTRVSKKTKK, translated from the coding sequence ATGAAGAAGTTTAAAATAAAATCAGGAGATACTGTAAAAGTAATTGCAGGAGATCACAAAGGATCTGAAGGAAAGGTTTTACAAATCATCAAAGATAAAGACAGAGTTTTAGTGGAAGGTGTAAACTTAGTTTCTAAGCACACAAAACCAAGCGCTCAAAGTCCTCAAGGTGGTATTGTAAAGAAAGAAGCTTCACTTCATATTTCTAACGTAATGTTAGTAGAAGAAGGTGTAGCTGTAAGAGTAGGTTATAAAGTTGATGGAGATACTAAAACTAGAGTCTCTAAAAAAACTAAAAAATAA
- the rplN gene encoding 50S ribosomal protein L14: protein MLQTESRLKVADNTGAKEVLVIRVLGGTRKRYASIGDKIVVSVKSATPNGTVKKGQVSRAVVVRTKKEVRRKDGSYIRFDDNACVLLNPTEEMRGTRVFGPVARELREKQFMKIVSLAPEVL from the coding sequence ATGTTACAGACAGAATCAAGATTAAAAGTCGCAGATAATACTGGAGCAAAAGAAGTTTTAGTAATTAGAGTTTTAGGAGGAACAAGAAAACGTTACGCAAGTATTGGAGACAAGATTGTAGTATCAGTTAAATCTGCAACTCCTAACGGAACTGTAAAGAAAGGTCAAGTATCTAGAGCAGTTGTTGTAAGAACGAAGAAAGAAGTAAGACGTAAAGATGGGTCATATATCAGATTTGATGATAATGCTTGTGTCCTTTTAAATCCTACAGAGGAGATGAGAGGAACACGTGTATTTGGTCCTGTTGCTCGTGAGCTTCGTGAGAAACAATTCATGAAAATAGTATCATTAGCACCTGAAGTGCTTTAA
- the rpsQ gene encoding 30S ribosomal protein S17, translating into MEKRNLRKERIGVVSSNKMEKSIVVAETKRVKHPMYGKFVLKTKKYVAHDEQNDCNEGDTVRIMETRPMSKSKRWRLVEILERAK; encoded by the coding sequence ATGGAAAAAAGAAATCTTAGAAAAGAGAGAATTGGTGTTGTATCTAGTAACAAAATGGAGAAATCTATTGTTGTTGCAGAAACTAAAAGAGTTAAGCACCCAATGTACGGAAAGTTCGTATTAAAGACTAAGAAGTACGTTGCACACGACGAACAGAATGATTGCAACGAAGGAGATACAGTTAGGATCATGGAGACAAGACCTATGAGTAAATCTAAACGTTGGAGATTAGTAGAAATCCTAGAAAGAGCTAAATAA
- the rpmC gene encoding 50S ribosomal protein L29 encodes MKQSEVKELSTADLNEKLGALQKNYTDLKMAHAITPMENPLELRSLRRTVARIATELTNRELQ; translated from the coding sequence ATGAAACAATCAGAAGTAAAAGAATTATCTACAGCAGATCTTAATGAAAAGCTTGGAGCGTTGCAAAAGAATTATACCGATCTTAAGATGGCTCACGCCATAACACCAATGGAGAATCCATTAGAGTTAAGAAGCTTAAGAAGAACTGTAGCAAGAATTGCAACAGAATTAACAAATAGAGAATTACAATAA
- the rplP gene encoding 50S ribosomal protein L16, translating into MLQPKRVKYRKVQKAKGNMTGISGRGNQLSNGMFGIKSIDQNLLTSRQIEAARIAATRHMKREGQLWIKIFPDKPITKKPLEVRMGKGKGAPDHFVAVIKPGRILFEVGGVPMNVAKEALRLAAQKLPVRTKFVVARDFDINA; encoded by the coding sequence ATGTTACAGCCAAAAAGAGTAAAATACCGTAAGGTACAGAAGGCGAAAGGGAATATGACAGGTATTTCTGGTAGAGGAAATCAACTTTCTAATGGAATGTTTGGTATCAAATCTATCGATCAGAACTTGTTAACTTCTCGTCAAATTGAAGCAGCTCGTATCGCGGCAACTCGTCATATGAAAAGAGAAGGTCAGTTATGGATCAAGATATTTCCAGACAAACCTATTACAAAGAAACCTTTAGAGGTACGTATGGGTAAGGGTAAAGGAGCTCCAGACCATTTTGTTGCAGTTATTAAACCAGGTAGGATTTTGTTCGAAGTTGGTGGAGTGCCAATGAATGTTGCAAAAGAAGCTTTACGTTTAGCTGCACAAAAACTTCCTGTAAGAACGAAGTTTGTAGTAGCAAGAGACTTTGATATTAACGCTTAA
- the rpsC gene encoding 30S ribosomal protein S3, with translation MGQKTNPIGNRLGIIRGWESNWYGGNDYGDKIAEDDKIRKYIHARLSKASVSRVIIERTLKLVTVTITTARPGIIIGKGGQEVDKLKEELKKITGKEVQINIFEIKRPELDARLVATSVARQIENRISYKRAIKMAIAATMRMNAEGIKIQISGRLNGAEMARSEHFKEGRIPLSTFRADIDYALVEAHTTYGRLGVKVWIMKGEVYGKRELSPLVGLSKKQSGSKGGGDRAKRQPRRRK, from the coding sequence ATGGGACAAAAAACAAATCCAATAGGAAATCGTTTAGGAATCATCAGAGGTTGGGAATCTAACTGGTATGGTGGAAATGACTACGGAGATAAAATTGCTGAAGATGATAAGATAAGAAAGTATATACATGCTAGATTATCTAAAGCAAGTGTATCAAGAGTAATTATTGAGCGTACTTTAAAACTTGTAACCGTTACTATCACTACTGCTAGACCTGGTATTATTATCGGTAAAGGTGGTCAAGAGGTAGACAAGTTAAAAGAAGAACTTAAGAAAATTACTGGTAAAGAAGTTCAAATTAACATTTTTGAAATTAAACGTCCAGAACTAGATGCAAGATTAGTTGCAACTAGTGTTGCTCGTCAAATTGAGAATAGAATTTCTTATAAGAGAGCTATTAAAATGGCAATCGCTGCAACAATGCGTATGAATGCTGAAGGGATTAAAATCCAAATCTCAGGTCGTTTAAACGGAGCTGAGATGGCACGTTCAGAGCATTTTAAAGAAGGTAGAATTCCTCTTTCTACTTTTAGAGCAGATATCGATTATGCATTAGTAGAAGCTCATACTACATACGGAAGATTAGGAGTTAAGGTATGGATTATGAAAGGTGAGGTGTATGGTAAGAGAGAATTATCTCCGTTAGTTGGATTGTCTAAGAAACAATCAGGTTCTAAAGGTGGAGGTGATAGAGCTAAACGTCAACCTCGTAGAAGAAAATAA
- the rplV gene encoding 50S ribosomal protein L22 — protein sequence MGVRKKNMADQLKADRKQRAFAKLTNCPTSPRKMRLVADQIRGVEVEKALQILKFSPKEASINLEKLLLSAIANWQAKNEDATIEDAGLFVKTICVDSAGMLKRLRPAPQGRAHRIRKRSNHVTLELGSKNLSN from the coding sequence AAAGCAGACAGAAAGCAACGTGCTTTCGCGAAGCTTACTAACTGCCCTACATCACCAAGAAAAATGCGTTTAGTAGCGGATCAAATTAGAGGAGTTGAAGTTGAAAAAGCTTTACAAATCTTAAAATTCAGTCCAAAAGAAGCGTCTATTAACTTAGAGAAATTGTTATTGTCTGCAATTGCAAACTGGCAAGCTAAGAATGAAGATGCAACTATTGAAGATGCTGGACTATTCGTTAAGACTATATGTGTAGATAGCGCAGGAATGTTAAAAAGATTAAGACCAGCTCCACAAGGGCGTGCTCATAGAATTCGTAAGCGTTCTAATCACGTTACTTTAGAGTTAGGAAGTAAAAATTTAAGTAATTAA